TTGCCACGTAGGCAGGGTAGAACATATTCTGAACTAGGAATTCTATCAGAGCTACTTTACCATGGTTTAAACAATTATCAAGGAATAGAACAAACCACAACAGAAAGATGAGGATGAGCCCCAAAGTAAGTCATTGTCTTGTTCACTTCCATTACCTGTTCAGTGCTCTCTGGTATTTGGAAAACTGACTCAATCATTGATTCATTCAGCAATATTCAGGTAGCTGCTGTACTCCAGGGAGATAGGTTAAGAGTAAATATTGAGATTAAAGGAAGGACCCCAAGATTATCATTATCAAAGTGGGAGATCTTAGGTGGGTGTAAAATCTTTACAGagactataaatattttaaggagaAAGACTAAAGCAAGGTCTTTTTAGGACACTAATTTGAAAACTTATTTTAGAAACTCAAGGATAACAGAGGCATCTAAAGGGACTTTTATTTGTAAGGGGCTACCTGGTAGATGGAGACACTAAACTGTAATTCACAAAAAGACTTTTCAACAAAACCtctggaaggagaaaagaatagGGACCATGGAATCAAAAGTTCTAATGCCCAGCATTTTGGTTCTAGGGTACAgggtttagaaaaattatttctggaatcATGTAAAGGTGCCATTAAACTATTCCCTTCATGAGTTAATGGTGAAACTTTCCTACATTCCTAAAAAGGAACCATGAAGTTGAAGATTTTCTTGGAGTTAGGAGGACAAGAGCAGGAGCTGAAAGTTTGTGGTCTCTTGAATTTGGACAAGCTgtatttcaccaaaaaaaaatatgaaataactgaGAATAACAACTTTGGGAATAACAATGTAGAACCTTTGAAACAGAATCAAACCAGCAGAACAAGAGAAAAACTACAGAGTGAAAATTCATGACAAGAAAGAGCCCCCTGGgatataaaggaaaagaagaataggATGAGAGAAGTTGTCATTTTAGTAATCAAAATATGATAGCTTCTGAGCCCTGTATCACTGAGTTTGTCTTAAAGACTTTGAATGTTCCTGAATCTAAGATACAGAGAAGTGCATGTTACTTACAAGAACTAATTACTGTGAGTCTGTATTTGTCAATCATGTTTACCCAAATGTTTAAAATCACACCATCCACACAAACacatctctgtttttttcctacaaCATTTGAAAATTGTTTACCTCTCTGATCCATTTCCCTCTTTGAATTTCAGTATTTGTGAGCCAGATTTAATGAAAACCTTTTCTAGAGTAAATTCTACAGAAGTCTTGTGACAATCCTTCCAAAATCCATTTTCCAAAAGCCTCCAACAGGGTAGAAGGAAAGCAGGGCTCTCATTCTTCCTTGATTTATGACTTCTTAGTTCTTTTTGATCTACTGAGGAGAACacgaaatggaaatattttaagctCTTAAGAGTTTAAATATAATAGAATCTTACAAAACAAAAGCTATTCTACAAAAAGTTATTGTTTTAAGATATTGAAGTTAAAGCTATGTGGAAGAGGGGAAGAGGAATAGGGGATTTCAGAAACATTGTATTGCTTTGTGGGTTTTACTtttggaagaaaacaataaaaggaCTCAATTTACAATGaccctctttttgtttttcccgAAAAATCTTAGTGTTAAGCTTAGCAAGTGGACTTTTCCTATGCAGTAAATACACAAATCATAGTCATAGGCATTTAGATGCTCAGAGACATTGGCAATCCGCAACCACACATCCACCTACCTGCAAGGTTATGAGAAAAGACTTAAAGGGACTCACTGACCTGTTTTCCATTCAGTGAGTATCAGTttgattctgttttattttgttttcacagtgctgggatggaacacagggccttatTCGGGCttgataagtgctctaccattgagctacacccctagccctaatGTCACTCTGATTCCTTCTTGCACTGATACAAACCCCAACTATCATGTTGTCCCTGGCTTTCTGGACTTTTACATCCATACTGACTTCATCCTCTTGTTTGATGTTCCCTTTATGGCTTCGATAGGATACTGCAATTCTAACTTGGATCCCCAGAAACCAACTCCAAAAACTAACCACCTCCATTGCAGCTGATCCTACTTCCCTATAGGTACACAGAAAGGAGACAGGAGAAAGGTTCAGACATCTAGATGCTCAGGAACCACAGGAACTGAGGCTAGCAAGTACATGCATCAGGCCTGGTAATTGTTGGGACTATTCACTGTCCCATTAAACTTCCAACCCAAAGGATCACTTTGTAAATGGAAAATGAATTAAGAGTGGGCAAGATTCCATCATCCAATTGCTCCTGCTGGAGCCTGGGGCTGCTCCATCCATCAGTTGCAAATTGTAGTCTAGGTCACTTGATCTTGAGAAGCTAAGAGGAGTCAGGCCACTGTTCATCCTAATGTGTCCACAGGGTGCTGGTGTAGAGTAGAGAAAGGTAGGCCTTTTTGCCCTTTCCTATCTTCTCTGTCATCAGTCATCTTATCAAAGGACCCAGGTTTCACCATGATGGAAATAAAAAGCCCACTTTTTCCAAGAAGGGCTTTTATGTGTTTACAGGCAATCTGTTGTTACATGTATCACTGGTGGTGAGTTttaagagtagaaaaaaaattgcaatagtGTTGATGGCagtaattttatttgctttttttcttccttggcctTAAAACATGAATCAAATATACCCTCCAAGTAGGGAAAAATTGTAACAATGCTGTTGAGTGCAAATTTTACAGCTATGGAAACTGCAAAAACACACcgataatagatttttaaaacaattttagaggtaTATTGGGATTGAGTTTAGTGCTATGACTAAAGCCcaggaaaacaaatttaataaaaatgtagttGTCAGCAGTTTATATGTCAAGATACAGGGTCCAGTGCACAGGTTGGATCAAAGATTTCTGACTTTAATGGTGGGACACAAAGTTTAAGCAATGAAGCTTCCAGATGGCTGGGGGCTTAGGGAAGGGGCAAGGACACAAAGAATAATCTGTTACAGGTACAGTCAGCAAGAAGGCACACATCAAAGGAATGCTGTGGGAAGCAAAAGGAACAGAATTAGGAGAAGAGAAACCTTGAGTCCCCAAGGTTACTCTATTAGTACCAAAAGGTTGGAAGGTAAAGGTGGGAATTAAAGGAAGGAGAATTCTTAATGCAATAGATGGGGTTGAACAGTACTGCCAAAAGAAAGGGGGAACAAATAAGTTATCTGATAAAGCCTCTACCAACTCAATTTCAGAAATATTCAACTTAACAATAGTCACCCTTTATGGAATTCAGCAATAGGTGCCAGGCCTGGTTTGAGGCCTGTTTACTTACATTATCTCTCCTTCTTATACAAACTGAGGGGTTTTCACCCCCATTTAACATGTGTTCTAAATGTCACCCAGAGCTTCCGCAACTCTTGACTCCAGGTAAAACTGATCACAAACCTCAAAAATCACTGTCTGTAGAAGGTGAACATTCAATAcatgttttctgtgatttcagaGGATTCCTCTGTCCCCTGGGCCCTGTGTCTTCTCAAATGTTCTCTGTCCTTACAGAAACAACCCCAGGGTGAAATTCAGCTTCTTGTTCAgtttacatacatacacacacacacacacacacacacacacacacacacaccttacacAAAATATCTGTAACTATATAACTTTAATGCTACTCTGGCAATCATGGAGATGGGACTACATTGTGATGACATCTAACTGGCTCTCTCCTCCCCTGCCTTCTTCCTTGTCCTCCAGAAAGCCCTCAGGAACTCCAGGCTCTATGCATTTTATTTCAACTTTCTCTGGTTCTGATCTCTGCATTTACTTAGCCAACCCCATCAAGGTGCTCAAGagataaaaagatcatttttatctaaaaaaaagttttgcccTCCTTAGAAGGAAGTTTTAATTatagataacaaaataaaaatcacatttaggTAGATATGCTTGAGGAAATTAAGATTCAGAGAGGTAATGCCATTTGGCCAGGACTACACAACTACAAAGTGACAGAGTTATGATTAGAAACAAGTTTGTCCCGACCTAAAGCTTGTACTACTTCTACTTGACAGTAGAAATATCACTTAATGATTTACAGAGAGATTCAAATCCCATACTGCCttcctcatcattttttttccttcattttgcaCCCTTCGGGGTTCTCAGTTACTCCTAACACATCTATGTGACAAGTACAAAAAAAGGGCTCCAAAGAACCCATTGAGCCTATCTGATGTCCTGAGGTTCAATCTGATCCAACTATTCTGTCATTCCCTAGAGCACTCCTTCTCAATCAGGGATTTTACCTCCAAGGGGGATATTTGGCCATGTCTGGACACATTTTTGGTTCTTATAACTGGGGGAGTGTGACTGCCAGGTATGCACTCAATATCCTACAGTGTGCATGATGGCTCCCCACAATAAGGAATTCCTGCCCAAAATATTATAGTGCCAAAGTTGGGAATCCCTATTCCAAGGAATCCACCCATTGCTGTGTTATGTTGTTTTATTGCCTGTTTCACATGAACTggggttttttttattgtttatttttcattgctACTGTTGATCACCAACTGCCACTAAACTTCTCAGAGCCTGCTGCCACATCAAAATTCCAAAGAGCTACCCCCTATCAACAGTATTGTTTCCAGAAATACTATCATATGGTCTCACTCAAGCTGACCTTCTTGGTGTTCCTTAAAATGATGTTAGTAGATTACTCATTTCTGTGGGAGGGAGTCTCCAATGAGAATTTACCCATTATTTTGTGACAGCCTAATTGAAAGATTGTGCTCCTATGGAGCAAGGTTGGACATCAGAATTCCTTTTCTCCACCTTGAACATTATGTCCTACCCTCCCAAAGAAATGAAACCTAGCTTCAAAACTGAAGCTGAGAATCAcagtctttttgttttctccctACACATTTCTGTCTTGGCATTCTTAGTTGAATATTTGGGTTCCAGATCAACATATTTAGTATCATACATATTGAACTCCCATTTCCCCTCTTCCCTTTTGGGGCCTTTGTTTccatctaaaggaaaaaaaaattcactttaacaTCTGAATATTGGACCTGGACACCACAAAATGTTGGACTTCAACTAGGGAAATTTGGCTTGTGCTATGCTGTGAAAGTTcatgtccctccaaaattcatgctgAAACTTAACATCAAATGCAACTGTATTAAAATGTGGGGCCTTTAGGTAATTAGGCCATCATCAGGGCTCCACTTTCATGGATGGAATTAGTGTTCTTATAAAAGGGTTTAGGGGAGCATGCTCATTGCTTTTGCTCTTCTACCACTCCCACCATGAGGGGACACAAtgttaatctcttctttctgttgcCAAGTGATGATGCATTTATAAGGCACCATTTTGGAACCAGATAGAAAGCCCTTACCTGATACTTAATCTACTAGTCCCTaaatcttggacttctagccttcataaatgtaaaacaaattttattcataattacccATTCTGAGGTATTTTGTTATTGTGGCATACTAACAGCAGCATGTATGTTACAGGCTGAGAAGCATTTCTGTTAAGGTGATCCAGAAAGGGCCAAAAGTAGGGCTGGAGAAACTAAAGCTCCAAGGAGAAAAATGTTTGGCTTAAGAACACAAAGGTAACTTCCACAGTCAGAGCCAGAGGCTATTAATTTTCCTGCTATactacaattcctctgctattgccaaaataaacatatatgtatgtcTCATTTTCCAAACATCTTGaaacattttatgatttaaaaatacttcCATAGCAAATGTGAGGCATGATTATGCTAATGATTTTCTAAGTATTATCATGTCTCTCAGTGAGACTCAGGGAGTTAATGTGGATTGTACAGCTGAAAACATAATCTGGGTATACAGATACCTTTCTATTGCAACATACTGATGAGAATGTTGGTTGTCAGAAGTTGACAGGTACAAATGTTATCCAGGCCACTAAGTCATGTCAGAACTTAGTCAAAGGATTCAGGCAGCCACCTGAGTAATGAGGACAGAAACAGGATTTGAGCTGAATTAGCCAGTTTACCCAAATGAGTCATTTTGACCTAAAATAATATGTATGCTTGGGAACTTCCTCCACAGATATGGTTTGCAGGTATCTGCAGGAAACTCTGAAGCCATTGCAAAAACCTGCAGAAGCAAAGTTTGAATAGCATTTCTTAACCATATATAGTagaatcttctttctgtaagtcttttAAAAGGGAGATTTCTGTGTATCAGAGATCACAGAGGTTCACTCTGGACCTTAGTGGTACACCCTGTATGAGAGGATTTGGCAGTTCCAAGTCAGTTTTCTGAGTACTGGCTTCATCATAGAAAAGTAATAGTTTCCAATTTTGTAACCCTAAATATTTACTGTATGCTATACACTATGCTAATAAACATATTCCCTGGGATACAGGAGTTTACAAGGCAGGGGCTGAGAGTGATGGTTACACAGACATTAAGAATTCAAAGCAGCTGAgtgtagtggtacatgcctgtaatcccagtagcttgggaggctgaggcaggagaattgcaagttcaaagccagcctcagaaacttagtgagaccctaaacatCCTATCAATATCCTGTCTctggagaaaatataaaaaaggggctagggctgtggctcagtggttaagcacccctaggttcaatctttggttaaaaaaaagaattgaaagccaTAAGTGCTAAGAGCATATGCTATTCCTTCCCTCCCATATTTCCCATATAGTATCATTTCTGTTAGGAGATAATCTTTATCTTGATGCCCTCAGTGCACTTTTTGTCCCTTTACTGTGTTCACATGCTACAGTTGGAATCTTTTGAATACAATATTTTCACAAGTTGTGGTCTCCGTTTTCAATAAGCCATTCATTTCTAAAGAGGAGggagtttttatttctgtatactTAAAGGCTATCATAGTGTATGGAACATGAAAACTGTTATTATATGgctgcttaatttttaaatggatgaataaagGAGTATGTAAATCTGTTCtggaaaacaaaggaaagatAAGTTGCTTCTAACTGAAGGGTATATGAAAGCTTGTTTCAAGGAGAGGTCATACATTGGGTTTTGAAGAATGATATGATTTGGACAATGAGCAAAGACACAGAGATGACAAATAAACAGGTcagaaatatgattttaaaatgatactttGAAGCCATGCACAGTGGTGAGCATCTATAACCCCATCTACTCaaaaagctgaggaaggaggggggtaagtttgaagccagcctgtgtcttttcttatttcctctgcctggaatgctccTCCTCAAATATCCCTATaacttctcttcccttctccttttctctgtctaTATCTCacgagctctttttttttttttttgggtactggggattgaacctggggtgcctaaccacttagccacacttagccacatctccacatctccagccctttttatttttatcttgagacagggtctcactaagttgcttagggcttcactaagttgctgaggttggccttgaacttatgatcatcctgcctcagcttccagaaccacttggattacaggcatgcaccagctttattattattattattattattattattattattattcagaatTCAGATCTGTACTCAAACGTTTCCTTATCACAAAAGTCTTCACTGAGCGCCCTAGCTATAGCACAGGAGACAAAATTTCTAGACTTTCAGGGGTTTCTATATGCCTGTTATGCTGgagaaaaatattgcttttttcatCCTTGTCaaagaaaaagacacaaaaatgacaacaaaatggGTAGTCACAGATGCTCCTGGAAGTTGATATTCTGACAGGGTTTCTTTCAGCTCTCAGAATTCTTCTGCCATTGACACCATCCCTACAAGTCTCAACCTTGTTTTTCTGTGGCTGTTCCCTCTGGAGCTCCCTCCCTAGAGCAGAGGTGAGGCACAGGTTTCCTTAGGAAGCAAGACAAGCCTGAATGACATACTCCTTATCTCCTATTAAGTCTCTTCAGGCTGACTGGGCAGGAACTGAGCTTCAGAGCTGGAAAAACAGGTTCAGCAGTTAAATGCTTGGGAAACCTAAAGGGAACATTTTGCTCATGACCCAAAAGAGCTCTCTTCATTCCAAGGAAAACTTTACCTTTGTGTCCAAAAGGCATTTCCAGAggctttttttctaaattctggaaaattaaatagaagttcaaataaaatagaacatgGAGCAATTTTTCAGTattctttttttgtcttcttctctctcttgggGCAATGTCCAGTCATGGGAAGTGCTTCTGTGGTGAGGGTCCATGGCTAGCTATTGCTCTCTTCCCCAGCAATGATTGGGTTTGAAAGAAGCTGCTAGACTGAGCCCTGTGGCTGATATCGACTGAGCCCTATGGTCAGAAGACTAGAAGGAACAGAAAGGGCAATGCCCACCCATGTCCCCAGAGTGCCCCAAGGTCCTTGTTTCAGTGCCTGAGCCTCTGTGTCAGAGGCATCTGCACTGAGAACTTCACACTTGGACCCCTAGTAGTATAGTTCGGAACCTTCTGGAACACACTTTTGCTATGCCATTGGTatatgaccttggacaaatcaCTAGCCCTCTTTACACCTCAGTTTCTCTACCTATAACATATAACACTTGAACTGTGCTGTCACTGAGAGTTCTGCTAATCCTGTCATTCTACACATTTCCTGAATCCAGAGCAGGTGTTTGTTACCTCTGATATGTAAAATTCTCATTGGGCATTTTGGGAGGAGAAAGTTGTCTCTTGCCTTTCAGTGTATGTGCTTATGTGTTTGGCATAACTCAGAGGGTGTGTCCAATTTTCCAACAGTTGCATTTTTACCCATGTGACTTCTTGTCAGGACAAGTGTGCTATCCATTCTGTGAATGTAAATGAATAGACAGAATAGTGAGCATCCTTCTCTTCTCAAGACGTAGGGATTCTAGTTGTCACCAAAGATGGAAACATTTGCTTTGGGATCTGGGTCCTAAGGGATGCCTCCCAGGACCTGGTGACTTCCCAGTGTGAGGATAGGCCTTGTGAGGAGGTGAAGACCTACCTACATGGTGTGCACTGAGGAGCAATGAGTGATCCACCACTGTACTCCACCATCTCTTCAGTGCTTTGTCATTATATCTCTAAATGCTCCAATTTCAAATGCATTCATATCAGCATTTGCAGACTTCAGTCAGAGGTTGCAAGCCTGAGAAGCTGCCTGTTATTCACCCACAGAGCTTCCTTAGGCAGCaaagttttaaagaattttggtgctttgtttttactttttagacATTGGAACTTTCAAGATCTTTAGCAGTGAAGCCTACCCTTCCCATCACTTTAAAAATGGCTGGTAAACATAGCAATGTTTAAGAAAACTGTGTTAgcactatagaaagcagtatggaaattcctcagaaaacttggaatggaaccaccatttgacccagttatcccactccttggcatatacccaaaggacttaaagtcagcctactatagtgacacagccacatcaatgttcatagaagctaaattcacaatagccaagctgtggaatctacctaggtgcccttcaaaagatgaatggataaagaaaatgtggtgcctatacacaatgaaatattactcagccacaaagaagaatgaaattatgacattcaCTGGTCAATGAGTGGAACTGGATACTATCATgcttaagcaaaataagccattccccaaaatccaaaggctgaatgttttctctgataagcgaatgctgactcacaataggtgtggctagaggagtgGAGGTTTACTGGATTGGACAAGGGGgaatggggggaagggagggggataagaatgggaaaaacagtagaatgaattggacataactttcccatgttcatatatgaatatgtgaccaATGTAAcaccacatcatgcacaaccacaagaatgggaagttgttctccatatatgtatgatatgtcaaaatacactttttttggtaccagggattgaactcaggggcactcaaccactgagccacatccccagccctattttgtatgttacttggagacagggtcttactgagttgcttactgcctcaccattgctgaggctgttttttttcttaaatctttatttttattgatttgttttaatgtggtgctgaggattaaacccagggcctcatgcatgtgaggcaagcgctttaccaatgagccacaaccccagcctgctgaGGATGGTTTtaaactcacgatcttcctgtcttagcctcctgagctgctgggattacaggcatgtgccaccgtgcccagctttgGGAAAATAGATttcattgtcatgtataactaaaaagaacaaataaaaaattttaaaaaataataaaataaaattgcatctAAAAAAAGACAACTGTATTAGGCATTAATGGTTGGAATTGAGGTTCTGCAATATTTGTGGGGAGATATGTGAGGAACTAGAAAACATATATGTCATTTCTCTAAACATATCAATATGGAATCCTCAGGTCATTCTTGTCACTCTTATAATATTGAGCATATTTTGCTTCACGTAACATcacaaatattttgcaaaatactTGGATGATTTGCAAGGATAATCTATTTCTAACCAGTAACCCATTATAAACATCTTGAGATTCCAGAGGATTGTAGAAAGGTTTATTCACTTTgctcattgattttcttttttgatccaCTCAAAGTCCATAACAGTCCCATATCTCCTTCCTTTCAACCCCCTATGTGCCAGTTTCATACCTCAGGCTTTCCAAATAGTCTGAActactgaattttgtcaaagttgggaattatttatttggggggagtATGGTGATTCTGAGTCTTTACATCAAATGAATCCTTACAGTTTCTTTTTGGAGCAGGTTTGGTTCATTCAAAGCCTTTAGCACAGAGAATCCTTAAGACCTTTCTTCTTACTAATATTGAACGTCTGAAATGGCAAAGCTTTCATACATCATTATGCTTAAAGCTTCTTCCTCGTTGCAAATAAgatgaaaacatgaaaagaattaAGGAGATAAGGAACTCTGACCCATTATCTTATCTATTAAAGTTATCTGTCTTTCCTACTGAACTCACATTCCTACAGAATAAGGGCCATGTCTATCAATCAATAGTTCAACAGTATTTGGGCAgagaataaataaggaaatgaataaaGGATCCTCCTTCTTTTGAAGACTGATTGCAAGGAAATGCATCTTTGTAAATGGGCTCAGAAAACACCCTCGATGAGAGAATAAATTGAAGTTAAGGAGTTATTCTGTTAAATCCTAGGACACAGAAGTAGTGGTCTTTTACCTTGCAGTCAAAGTCTGTCCAAGCCAACATCTGACTTCTACATAACAATtccatttatgttttcatttctaggtagGTGCTCAGGAACACTCAGTTTGTGTTGCAACCCCTGCTCTGACAATCCAATGGATCTTCATCAAGTGTCCCCTCTTTATGCATTCACCCAGATTACTTTCTTGGCCCAAATAAATCCAATTGAATGCTTGATGTCCAATTGTATTGATTTCCTATAAGTGCTGTAAAAACTTACAACAAATCTGGTaacttaaaacaatacaaatttgtTACCTTGTAGTTTCAGAGGTCAGAATTCTAAAATGGGTCTCAATGGGCTGGAATCAAGATGTCAGAAGTAGCATACCCTTCTGGAGGCTCCAttagagaatatattttcttcttcctcttcctgtaagcGGCCTGAGGTGATCTATGAAAATGGTCCGGTACTCTCTTGACCCGGAAAACCCCACAAAATCATGCAAAGCAAGAGGCTCAAATCTTCGTGTTCACTTTAAGAACACCCATGAAACTGCGCAAGCCATCAAGGGTATGCATATCCGAAAAGCCACCAAGTACCTGAAAGATGTCACATTAAAGAAGCAATGTGTGCCATTCCGGCGTTACAATGGTGGAGTTGGGAGGTGTGCCCAGGCCAAACAGTGGGGCTGGACACAGGGCCGGTGGCCCAAAAAGAGTGCTGAATTTTTGCTGCACATGCTTAAAAATGCAGAGAGTAATGCTGAACTTAAGGGTTTAGACGTAGACTCTCTGGTCATTGAACATATCCAGGTGAACAAAGCACCCAAGATGTGCTGTCATACTTACAGAGCTCATGGTCGGATTAACCCATACATGAGTTCCCCCTGCCACATTGAGATGATCCTCACTGAAAAGGAACAAATTGTTCCTAAACCAGAAGAGGAGGTTGCACAGAAGAAAAAGATATCCCAGAAGAagctaaagaaacaaaaacttatgGCACgggaataaattcaacaaaaaataaatgcaaaaaaaaaaagagaatatattttcttgtcttttcctgCTTTTACAGATTGTCCAAATTGCTTGACTAGTGGCTCCACTCCTACATTTTCAAAACCAGCAATGACTAATCAAGTCTTTATCACTCTGTATTGCTCTggtgttttt
This sequence is a window from Ictidomys tridecemlineatus isolate mIctTri1 chromosome X, mIctTri1.hap1, whole genome shotgun sequence. Protein-coding genes within it:
- the LOC101959189 gene encoding large ribosomal subunit protein uL22, translating into MKMVRYSLDPENPTKSCKARGSNLRVHFKNTHETAQAIKGMHIRKATKYLKDVTLKKQCVPFRRYNGGVGRCAQAKQWGWTQGRWPKKSAEFLLHMLKNAESNAELKGLDVDSLVIEHIQVNKAPKMCCHTYRAHGRINPYMSSPCHIEMILTEKEQIVPKPEEEVAQKKKISQKKLKKQKLMARE